The nucleotide window TTCCGCACCGTCTTCGACGCGGTCGCGGCGAGAAGTCCACCCACACCGAGCGAGGTGACGACCCCGGCGGTCGTCGTGAGGAACCGCAAGACCCCGGAGACGACACTGGCGAGGTCCATGCACTCGTTACCGTACTAGCCGGCAAAAAGATACCGCCGGTGCCCCGGAGCGACGTGGTGGCGTCGTCGCAGCGCAACGACCGGCAGACCCTCCCGTACCGCGTTCACGCACCGGACTCCTCGTCGTCGCCGCTGGGTCGCCGCACCGACAGCCGGGCGACGTTCTCGCGGGAGACGCGTGTGAGTCCGGAGCCTCGCGGCCGACGGAGGTCGGGGGCTCGATCAGACCGCCGGACGTTCCCGAGTAGGATGTCGTCGTCGCCAGGCCGTGAGTCGAACGCCGCAACCTCGCCGACGACGCGACTCCCGTCCGTCGTCAGCAGTTCGACCGTGTCTCCGGGCCCGAGGCTGTCGACGAGTCGCTCCCAGGGTCGTGTGCGACGGGAGCCACCGCGTCGGCCCTCGAACAGACGACGCTTCGCCAGCCCGCAGGCGTACCCCCCGAGCACCGCGACGACGACCTGCGACGCAATCAGGTTCACCGACTCCAGAACCGACAGCCGCGAAATCGTCTGAACGGCCAGTTCGCGGTCTACGACGAACCACTCCGGCGACAGGAACGCGAGCGGGGCGAACCGAACCGTCGGCACGAGTTCTCGCCACAGCGCCACGGCCGCCAGCGACAGGAACCCCCCGACGGCCATCGACACGAGTCGGTTCACCCGGCCGTCGTTCTCCAGTGCGACGTTCGCCCAGTAGTACGCCCGCACCGCGAAGTAGCCCGGCACGAGCAAGAATAGGAAGAAGAACAGCTGTCGGCCCAGCGAGACGCCGGTCTGTGCGACGGCTGCCGCCATGCGACCGACGATGTTGACTATCATTTTAACACTCACGGTTCGATACCGCCGTCCACTCACTCCGTTCCGGTTCCCGACTCGTTAACCCCCCGGCCTGCCCCAAGTTCGGGTGTGCGAGTCATCTGTCACGGCGGCGCGGGCGGCGTTCCCGACGAACCGGAGCCCAGACAGGCAGCCTTAGACGACGCGGCGGCGACGGGCGCGGCGGCGGAGACGGCAGTCGACGCGGTCGTCGACGCCGTCGAACTGTTGGAGGCGGACGACCGGTTCAACGCGGGCTACGGCGGCGCGGTGCAGTCGGACGGCGTCGTCCGGACGGACGCCGGAATCGCCACGGACGACCGCGCGGTCGGGGCCGTCGCCTCCCTCGCGGGCGTGCGCGACGCCGTCGCCGCCGCGCGGGTGGTGATGGAGGAGACGCCACACGTTCTCGTGGCCGGGGAGCCGGGCCGCGAGCTCGCGGCCGACTACGGAGTCGAGACGGACGTGGACCTCCTGACGGAGGAGGCGCGGGCCGACTACGAGGACGCAGACCCGCCGACCGGCGGCCCGCGCGACCACCTCGACTGGCTGGACGAGCGGTTCGGCGGCCACGACACGGTCGGCGCCGTGGCACACGACCCCGAGACCGACGGGTTCGCCGCCGCCACCTCCACCGGCGGCCGGACGTTCGCCCTCGCCGGGCGCGTCGGCGACGTGCCACAGCTGGGTTCGGGGTTCTTCGCCGCGCCGGCCGGTGGAGCCTCGGCCACCGGCGCCGGCGAGGACATCGCCAAGGCGACGCTGACGCGGCGTGCCGTGCGGCACCTGGAGTCCGGGTTGGACGCCCAGGCGGCCGCAGACCGCGCCATCCAGGAGTTCGGCGAGATTACGGGGTCGTCGGCAGGGGTCATCGTGTTGGATGAGGCCGGCGCCGGCTCGGCGTTCAACTCCGAAGGGATGCAGACGAGCGTCGCCACGGAGTGACGGGCGAACGGGGCGACGACCGTGTGGGCGAGGGACTGTGAGACCGCACCACGGCGACGGCGAAACGACACCGTTTTGAGTGTGACACCGTTACCGATTGATGCGCGCTCCGGTAGTGTAGTCCGGCCAATCATATTGCCCTCTCGAGGCAATGACCTGGGTTCGAATCCCGGCCGGAGCAGTTCTCTCGAATCGACTCGCGAGTCCCGTCACCGTGTGGAGTTCCCGACAGTCCGAGCGGTCGTGACTGCCGGGTTCAGGCGAGGTCGAACTCCACCGCCGACTCGCGGTCGGGGTGGTGGATCGCCTCGCCGGAGTCGGTGTCGAACAGGTGGAGCCGATCCGGCGGGAGTCGGAGCCCGATTCGGTCGCGTTCCCTCACGTCGGCGCCTCCGTCGACGGCAGCCGTGACGCTCGGTCCGCCGTCCAGCGTCGCGTGGACGAACGAGCGTTCTCCGACCGGTTCGGTGACGTCCACCGTCGCAGGCAGTGTCGTTCTCGTGTCACCCGTCTCGGTGACGACGACATCCTCCGGCCGGGCACCGACCGTCACTCGGTCGAAGCCGTCGGCAGCGTCCACGAGTGGCTCGACGGCGGGGTAGTCGACCGGTCCGGCGAACCCGTCGCGCTCGGCGCGCATCGAGAGCGTGTTCATCGAGGGCTCACCGACGAACTGCGCGACGAACAGGTTCGTGGGTTCGTGGTAACAGTCCATCGGCGGCGCGACCTGTTGGATCTCGCCGTCCAACAACACGGCCACCCGGTCACCCATCGTCATCGCCTCCGTCTGGTCGTGCGTGACGTAGACGGTCGTCACGCCCAGGTCGCGTTGGAGCTGTTGGATCTCCGTCCGCATCCGGGCCCGGAGGGTCGCGTCCAGGTTCGACAACGGCTCGTCCAACAGGAACACCGACGGGTCGCGGACGATCGCCCGTCCGAGTGCGACGCGTTGTTGTTGACCGCCGGACATCGAGTCTGGAGTGTCGTCGAGTAGCTCGGTCACGTCGAGCGTGTCGGCGACCGACTCCACCTCGGCGGCGATCTCCTCGTCGGAGAGGTTCGTCGTCATCCGCAGGCCGAACCCGATGTTCTGGCGAGCCGTCATGTGTGGGTACAGCGCGTAGTTCTGGAACACCATCGCGGTGTTGCGCGCCTCTGGTTCGAGTCCGAGCACGGACTGGCCGTCGATCCGGACGTCTCCGCTCGTCGGCTCCTCTAACCCGGCGATCATCCGGAGTGTGGTCGACTTCCCACAGCCGGACGGACCGACGAGAACCAACAGTTCGCCGTCACGGAGCGACAGGGAGAGGTCCTCGACCGCCGTCGCGGAGTCACCGTACGTCTTCGTCACGTCCGTCAGTTCGAGCGGCACCCCGGTCTCCGACCGACGACGGGCTTGACCGCCGTCTGTCGTCGCCCGGTCGTCTGTCTGTTCGGCGTTGCGCGGAGATTCGCGGTGGCGTGTCCGTTCGGCGCCACGTCTGTAGTCGTCTGTCATCCTTTGAGTGATCCTTCGACGAGTCCTTTCACGAAGTACCGCTGCAGTCCGAGGAAGACGAGGATCAACGGGAGCATCCCGATCACGCTCGCGGCCGCGATGGCACGCCAGTCGTTGCCGTACTGGCCCTGGAACTTGTAGACGCCGATCGAGATGGTGTGGAGCCGGCTCTCGCTCCGCAACACCGTGAACGCGAGGACGAACTCCGACCACGTCAACACGGTGTTGAAGATGCCGACGACCGCGATCCCCGGAGCGACCGGGCGCAACAACACGTACCGGAGCGTCTGGAGTCGATTGCAGCCGTCGATCCGGGCGGCGTAGTCCAACTCCACCGGAACCGTGTCGAAGTACCCCTTCAACAGCCAGATGGAGAAGGGCGTCTGGATCCCGACGTACAACAACACGAGTCCGGCACGGGTCCGGAGCAGCCCCAGCGTCGACATCACCGTGTACAACGGGACGATGATGATCACCGGGGAGATCATCTGGAACAACAACACGATCCCGAGCAGCCCACGCCGGCCCCGGAACTCGAACCGGGAGAAGGCGTACGCTGCCGGCACGGAGACGACCAAGATCCCGCCGACACCGAAGACCGTGACTATCGTCGAGTTCAGCAGCCACGTCGCCACCCCGGCGTCGATCACCTGTTGGTAGGCCGTCAGCGAGACCTCCGCGGGGAACAACCGGAACGGGGAGCTGAACAGCCCACCCTCCTGTCGGAGACTCGCGGACACCACCCAGAACGCCGGGAACACGAAGAAGACGATCGCGACGGCGTACAGGGTGTACACCGCGGCGTCGACGACCGTCGGAGTCGTGACCGTCTCGGTGAGTCGTCTGAGTCGGCCCGTGGGCTGTCCGTGTCGGGTCGTGACGGATGTCCCGCCGTCGGATTTGGGTTCGTCGGTCGTCATATCTCCTCCGAGATGTCGAAGGCGTAGAGGTACACCGCGGTGAGCGCGAGGTTCGCGACCAACATCACGACCGCGATCGACGCTCCGCGGCCGAGCGCGTTGTCCTGAAACGCCTCCTGGTACATGAACAGAGCCAACACCTGTGTCGACCGGCCGGGACCGCCACCGGTCAGGGCGAAGATCAGGTCGAACGTGTTGAGCGCGTAGATCGTCACCAACACGACCGTCACGAACAACACGGACTTCAGCTGCGGGAGCGTGACGTGGCGGAACCGGTCCCACCGTCCGGCGCCGTCGACACGGGCGGCCTCGTACAGTCGTTGTGGGACCCGTTGGAGCCCGCCGTAGATCATGATCATCGAGAAGGCCGTGCCTCGCCACGTTCCCGCGACGATTGTCGACACCAACGCCAGCGTCGGGTCGGACCGGAACGGCACCGGCCCGATCCCGACCAGCCCCAAGAAGTAGTTCATCGCGCCGAGCTCGCTCTCGACGAGCATCACCTTCCAGACGAGTCCGATGATGATCCCGGGGACGATCCACGCGAGCAACACCGACACGCGGGTCGTGAGGTGCCCACGGAGCCCGCGCCGGACCCCGTAGTCGATGGCCAGCGCGAGCACCAGTCCGAACAGGACGTGGAGCACGACACTCGAGAACGCGTAGATCGCCGTCACCCGCAGCATCGCCCAGAACTCGGGGTCGGTCACGAGTCGGGCGTACTGTTCGATCCCGACGAACTCCGTGTCCGTGGTGACGAGGCTCTCGTTGGTGAAGCTCATCGACACGGCCTCCACCATCGGGTACAGTTGGAACACCCCGAGCAACACCAGCGCCGGGGCGAGCCACGGCACTGGGTGGTCCAGCAGTCGGCGTCCCACGGCCCGGAGGCGGGAAGACGAGCCGTCTGTCGTCGGATCGATCCCCGTCATCTGTGGTGTCGAGCAGTCGGTCCCGTCGTGTTAGCTGGCATCGTACTCGTCGGCGACGTTGGTGATCATCGTCTCGGCCGCCGACTCGGGGTCGGCCTGGTCGGTTACGACGTTCTCGATGGCGATCACGTACTCGGAGGCGATGGTGCTGTAGATCGGTCGTGGCGGA belongs to Halobaculum sp. MBLA0143 and includes:
- a CDS encoding DUF6338 family protein, which translates into the protein MAAAVAQTGVSLGRQLFFFLFLLVPGYFAVRAYYWANVALENDGRVNRLVSMAVGGFLSLAAVALWRELVPTVRFAPLAFLSPEWFVVDRELAVQTISRLSVLESVNLIASQVVVAVLGGYACGLAKRRLFEGRRGGSRRTRPWERLVDSLGPGDTVELLTTDGSRVVGEVAAFDSRPGDDDILLGNVRRSDRAPDLRRPRGSGLTRVSRENVARLSVRRPSGDDEESGA
- a CDS encoding isoaspartyl peptidase/L-asparaginase, which gives rise to MRVICHGGAGGVPDEPEPRQAALDDAAATGAAAETAVDAVVDAVELLEADDRFNAGYGGAVQSDGVVRTDAGIATDDRAVGAVASLAGVRDAVAAARVVMEETPHVLVAGEPGRELAADYGVETDVDLLTEEARADYEDADPPTGGPRDHLDWLDERFGGHDTVGAVAHDPETDGFAAATSTGGRTFALAGRVGDVPQLGSGFFAAPAGGASATGAGEDIAKATLTRRAVRHLESGLDAQAAADRAIQEFGEITGSSAGVIVLDEAGAGSAFNSEGMQTSVATE
- a CDS encoding ABC transporter ATP-binding protein, which codes for MTDDYRRGAERTRHRESPRNAEQTDDRATTDGGQARRRSETGVPLELTDVTKTYGDSATAVEDLSLSLRDGELLVLVGPSGCGKSTTLRMIAGLEEPTSGDVRIDGQSVLGLEPEARNTAMVFQNYALYPHMTARQNIGFGLRMTTNLSDEEIAAEVESVADTLDVTELLDDTPDSMSGGQQQRVALGRAIVRDPSVFLLDEPLSNLDATLRARMRTEIQQLQRDLGVTTVYVTHDQTEAMTMGDRVAVLLDGEIQQVAPPMDCYHEPTNLFVAQFVGEPSMNTLSMRAERDGFAGPVDYPAVEPLVDAADGFDRVTVGARPEDVVVTETGDTRTTLPATVDVTEPVGERSFVHATLDGGPSVTAAVDGGADVRERDRIGLRLPPDRLHLFDTDSGEAIHHPDRESAVEFDLA
- a CDS encoding carbohydrate ABC transporter permease, producing MTTDEPKSDGGTSVTTRHGQPTGRLRRLTETVTTPTVVDAAVYTLYAVAIVFFVFPAFWVVSASLRQEGGLFSSPFRLFPAEVSLTAYQQVIDAGVATWLLNSTIVTVFGVGGILVVSVPAAYAFSRFEFRGRRGLLGIVLLFQMISPVIIIVPLYTVMSTLGLLRTRAGLVLLYVGIQTPFSIWLLKGYFDTVPVELDYAARIDGCNRLQTLRYVLLRPVAPGIAVVGIFNTVLTWSEFVLAFTVLRSESRLHTISIGVYKFQGQYGNDWRAIAAASVIGMLPLILVFLGLQRYFVKGLVEGSLKG
- a CDS encoding carbohydrate ABC transporter permease — protein: MTGIDPTTDGSSSRLRAVGRRLLDHPVPWLAPALVLLGVFQLYPMVEAVSMSFTNESLVTTDTEFVGIEQYARLVTDPEFWAMLRVTAIYAFSSVVLHVLFGLVLALAIDYGVRRGLRGHLTTRVSVLLAWIVPGIIIGLVWKVMLVESELGAMNYFLGLVGIGPVPFRSDPTLALVSTIVAGTWRGTAFSMIMIYGGLQRVPQRLYEAARVDGAGRWDRFRHVTLPQLKSVLFVTVVLVTIYALNTFDLIFALTGGGPGRSTQVLALFMYQEAFQDNALGRGASIAVVMLVANLALTAVYLYAFDISEEI